The proteins below come from a single Vitis vinifera cultivar Pinot Noir 40024 chromosome 9, ASM3070453v1 genomic window:
- the LOC104880314 gene encoding F-box/LRR-repeat protein At3g48880-like gives MDCLINIFERLELQELILGVAFVCKSWHRASVSPQCWKTLNMDKLNFAPSSSPFVTTFCHQYAIHNFSVSGFLTLALSRGGPAVVELILPAICTLEKLIYASNMCPCLRVLGLPMHIVKHNNSIDLFSDEEMTQFLGLFNKWKDLEYLHLREYQSYTREVLLAIKLHCKNFVGIKKIGLMGDDEASAIAAVLPGLKQLTVTSSATPALMIRESLKEILEGCRELEVLVINDCCGFEVDEEILKMTSHIRSFLYKDVRPNVDEDYYPLAIIFNPDTWKHSGIDLGLGIDHLGLN, from the exons ATGGACTGCTTGATCAATATTTTTGAGAGGTTGGAGCTCCAAGAGTTGATACTAGGAGTGGCTTTCGTCTGCAAATCATGGCACAGAGCTTCTGTCAGCCCTCAATGCTGGAAAACTCTCAACATGGACAAACTCAACTTTGCTCCATCGTCCAGTCCTTTTGTCACCACATTCTGCCATCAATATGCTATACACAACTTCTCTGTCTCTGGTTTCCTGACCTTGGCTCTCAGTCGAGGTGGTCCAGCCGTTGTGGAGCTAATCCTTCCTGCTATTTGCACATTAGAAAAGTTGATCTACGCATCAAACAT GTGCCCATGCTTAAGGGTCCTTGGCCTGCCAATGCATATCGTAAAGCACAACAACAGCATCGACTTATTCAGCGATGAAGAAATGACGCAGTTTCTGGGACTCTTCAACAAATGGAAGGATCTTGAATACTTGCATCTTCGAGAGTATCAGTCTTACACCCGAGAAGTCCTTTTAGCAATCAAATTACACTGCAAAAATTTTGTCGGGATAAAGAAGATAGGTCTAATGGGAGATGATGAAGCCTCAGCTATTGCTGCTGTTCTTCCGGGACTTAAGCAATTGACTGTAACTTCTTCTGCAACTCCTGCCCTTATGATCAGAGAAAGCCTGAAGGAAATATTGGAGGGGTGTAGAGAGTTAGAGGTGCTGGTGATAAATGATTGTTGTGGATTTGAGGTTGATGAAGAGATCTTGAAGATGACTTCTCATATCAGGAGCTTTTTGTACAAGGATGTGAGGCCTAATGTAGATGAGGACTACTATCCTTTGGCTATAATCTTCAATCCTGACACTTGGAAACATTCAGGAATTGATCTTGGTTTGGGAATTGATCATCTTGGTTTGAACTGA
- the LOC100256094 gene encoding cytochrome P450 81Q32, producing the protein MEATYLCLPFFLALYLSTRHWLQKLKNLPPSPFLTFPIIGHLYLLKKPLHRTLADLSARYGPIVFLRLGPRQTLLVSSPSAAEECLSKNDVVFANRPQLLSGKYIGYNYTSMAWANYGDHWRNLRRISTLEILSTSRIQMLSGIRSDEVRSLLLRLLENGAETVDMKTAFFEMTMNVMMRMIAGKRYYGGNVVEVEETAKFQEIIEDTFRLGDTTNIGDYLPVLRWLGVKGKEKGLRELQRKRDRFMQGLIEEHRTRMAKESYSSSSCRVGEKKTMIEVLLSLQEKEAEYYTDEIIRGLMLALLGAGTDTTSATLEWAMSLLLNNPEVLKKAQMEMDNQLGPNHLIEESDLSQLPYLHCIIRETQRMYPAGPIVPHESSKECMVGGYHIPRGTMLLVNIWGIQNDPKVWKEPRKFLPERFEVGLEGEGHGLRLMPFGSGRRGCPGEGLAIRMVGLVLGSLIQCFDWERVGEGKVDMSEGIGLTLPKAQPLLAKCRPRPALINVLSQI; encoded by the exons ATGGAAGCAACCTACTTGTGCTTGCCCTTTTTCTTGGCTTTGTATTTATCCACTAGACACTGGCTTCAAAAGCTCAAAAATCTTCCACCATCTCCATTTCTCACTTTCCCCATAATTGGCCATCTCTACCTCTTAAAGAAGCCATTGCACCGAACGTTGGCTGATCTTTCCGCCCGCTACGGCCCCATAGTCTTCCTCCGTCTCGGCCCACGCCAGACCCTCCTTGTTTCTTCACCTTCTGCTGCTGAGGAATGCCTGTCCAAGAACGATGTCGTTTTCGCCAACCGCCCTCAACTGCTGTCCGGGAAATACATCGGCTACAACTACACCAGCATGGCCTGGGCTAACTACGGCGACCACTGGCGAAACCTCCGCCGAATCTCTACCCTTGAAATTCTCTCCACTAGCCGTATCCAAATGCTCTCCGGCATCCGTTCGGATGAAGTCCGGTCCCTACTTCTCCGACTTTTGGAGAATGGGGCGGAGACGGTGGACATGAAGACGGCGTTTTTTGAGATGACGATGAACGTGATGATGAGGATGATCGCCGGGAAGAGGTACTATGGCGGGAAcgtggtggaggtggaggaaACGGCTAAGTTTCAGGAGATAATAGAGGATACATTTCGGTTGGGAGATACAACGAATATCGGAGATTATTTGCCGGTGTTGAGGTGGTTGGGGGTGAAGGGGAAGGAGAAGGGGTTGAGGGAGTTGCAGAGGAAGAGAGATAGGTTCATGCAGGGTTTGATAGAAGAGCATAGAACAAGAATGGCGAAAGAGTCATATTCTTCTTCATCCTGTAGAGTCGGAGAAAAGAAGACGATGATCGAAGTTCTGTTATCCTTGCAGGAGAAGGAAGCTGAGTACTACACAGACGAGATCATCAGAGGCCTCATGCTG GCTCTCTTAGGAGCTGGAACCGACACCACCTCTGCAACTCTGGAATGGGCAATGTCACTTTTGCTGAACAACCCAGAAGTCCTAAAGAAGGCCCAAATGGAGATGGACAATCAGCTGGGACCCAACCATCTCATTGAAGAATCGGATCTAAGCCAACTCCCTTACCTTCATTGCATCATAAGGGAGACACAGCGCATGTACCCAGCAGGGCCAATAGTTCCTCACGAGTCATCAAAGGAGTGTATGGTAGGGGGCTATCACATACCTCGTGGCACAATGTTACTTGTCAACATATGGGGCATACAAAATGACCCTAAAGTTTGGAAGGAGCCGAGAAAATTCTTACCAGAGAGGTTTGAAGTAGGGCTAGAAGGAGAAGGACATGGGTTGAGGTTGATGCCATTTGGTTCAGGCAGGAGGGGGTGCCCTGGGGAGGGCTTAGCCATACGAATGGTTGGGTTGGTGTTGGGGTCATTGATTCAGTGCTTTGATTGGGAGAGGGTTGGTGAAGGAAAGGTGGACATGAGTGAAGGGATTGGACTCACTTTGCCCAAGGCTCAGCCTTTGTTGGCTAAGTGTAGGCCTCGCCCAGCCTTGATCAACGTTCTTTCACAAATCTGA